Sequence from the Cucurbita pepo subsp. pepo cultivar mu-cu-16 chromosome LG02, ASM280686v2, whole genome shotgun sequence genome:
NNNNNNNNNNNNNNNNNNNNNNNNNNNNNNNNNNNNNNNNNNNNNNNNNNNNNNNNNNNNNNNNNNNNNNNNNNNNNNNNNNNNNNNNNNNNNNNNNNNNNNNNNNNNNNNNNNNNNNNNNNNNNNNNNNNNNNNNNNNNNNNNNNNNNNNNNNNNNNNNNNNNNNNNNNNNNNNNNNNNNNNNNNNNNNNNNNNNNNNNNNNNNNNNNNNNNNNNNNNNNNNNNNNNNNNNNNNNNNNNNNNNNNNNNNNNNNNNNNNNNNNNNNNNNNNNNNNNNNNNNNNNNNNNNNNNNNNNNNNNNNNNNNNNNNNNNNNNNNNNNNNNNNNNNNNNNNNNNNNNNNNNNNNNNNNNNNNNNNNNNNNNNNNNNNNNNNNNNNNNNNNNNNNNNNNNNNNNNNNNNNNNNNNNNNNNNNNNNNNNNNNNNNNNNNNNNNNNNNNNNNNNNNNNNNNNNNNNNNNNNNNNNNNNNNNNNNNNNNNNNNNNNNNNNNNNNNNNNNNNNNNNNNNNNNNNNNNNNNNNNNNNNNNNNNNNNNNNNNNNNNNNNNNNNNNNNNNNNNNNNNNNNNNNNNNNNNNNNNNNNNNNNNNNNNNNNNNNNNNNNNNNNNNNNNNNNNNNNNNNNNNNNNNNNNNNNNNNNNNNNNNNNNNNNNNNNNNNNNNNNNNNNNNNNNNNNNNNNNNNNNNNNNNNNNNNNNNNNNNNNNNNNNGGCCATGAGGACAGCAACAGCAGAGCAAGACTCGGAGGTTTTCTTGATCCATTCTTTGCCCTTATCAAGCATATCCTTGTGTGTTTCTTCGAACAACTCCCGGGGTCTCCATTTCTTCTTGCTATAATGCATGTTGTAAAGGAGCGGAAGCACTTTGTGGACGCGATCCAACCAATCCAGCTCTTGTTGAAGTTGTATTGCTGGACCATGGGCAGATTGAGAGAGGAAATTAGTGATTCCAACATGGTGCAGTACGGTGTAGCCCAACAGGTCAATCCTCCTGGCCAGTCTATGCACGAGAAGATCTCTGGTTTTAATCCATTCAAAGATGTTGAGTTGTCGGTGTGCAATGATGACATGTAGAATGTTTCTGTCTTGTGTCGTCACGTAGTCCACAGCCTGTGGGTGGGCTTCCACGATCCTTTCAACCACTTCTAGTATTCCCCTGGCTGCGGCTAGTAACAGTGGCGTCTCTTGGTGGTCCATGTATTCAATATTACTATCGTCCATAGGTTGTTTTGCCTTTTCTGATAGGTCCGTTCGATCGCTGACGGGCTTCTGCTTTTCCTGGTAATATGACAAATCTATGTCCGCTAGCATTTCCGTgatttttagaattaatttatgtttttgctttttcttgTATAGCTCTCTGCATTCAAGCCACCCTGTGTTTTACAAGTCtcatcattaacatttttattatattatttcttaaaaaaacatgttttagaGTTACAGAAACAACACCTTGCATCAGGAATCTCCCGAACATCCCCATCAAATTATGTCTAAGGTATTCACCTGCCACGCGCAAACACTCCTTTAGTACTCGTGCACAAACAAAAAGGTTAGTAATCACGACTCTCATACCTTTTTTCTGCGAACGCggaacttcaaaaatatttattaagagTAAATacttgaaaacaaaaagaagaaaaaagagaactTACCAAAACTTTCATCTTCGGAGTCCAATCCGGCTTCTAAATCTTCAATATTTCTCGCTCggccaaatttaaaaaatttaggaaatttaaaattgtaagtaTTGTCCTCAGGAATCCCTGTGATgtgataagaaaataataataataataataaaaagttaaNAATCATAGTtgagaaaagagaaggaagaacatTGTTACAATCATAGATCAATTCGGCCCAAAATCCCTTCACGTATCCACTCTCAAAAATGTGTGGCACCAATGCTCTGTGTAATCCATCTCTCCACTGTTATTGATCGGCAACACTAACTGCTCAAGAATTGTTTTTAAAGGTTCTTCCTTTCCACTGTACACTGCCAAATGCAACGCCGTCTCTCCACTGTTATTGATCGGCAACCCTAACTGCCTCGCACCCTTACATACCTTGTCCAGATTCTTCCATTCTCCCCTCAACGCTAGCTTGTATAACTGTTTTTTCTCATCGTACAGATCCATATCTTGTTTGGGTTTtagtttcttgttttgttgaAGGACACCCCAaatctattttatatatatatatatctttcttttcttgttccggtcataaagtttgtattctttttctctaaTCGCTTTGACAATCATGTAACAtaataaagtaaaagtaaGCACAGTTGCTTCCATTTCTTATACACAACTTGTTCCTTCTTCAAACCCTTTCGTCTTCGCCTCTTCTTCCACACTACTACTCCCTACCACTTTTACTGCCTTAAACATAAAACTTCTCCCTATACTATCTTTTTATCTATTTCCTAATTTCATTTCTCAAGAAACGAACCAAAATCTTTTGGTTCGTATATTACATGTTATGATATGGTATGTGAAAggatatgatatgttgaacTATACGCTATGTCGAAAAATATGATATGTGCCATGACCCAAAATTTGAGACTCAAAATCAAGGGCTAGACTAATGGACTATgcaataaaaacatttaaaaaagagaTTGACAAGAGGAAATTGTTAgcaataagaagaagaattaccatcaaaacaaaatgtgTGAAGTAACTATTCATGATATGTACAGACTCCTAGATGCCCCGAGACACTCCTATGTAGCTTTAAGACTCCTGCACGCGCTCCTGTATTGATCAGTGGCATCATTcacctgaaaagaaaaaaaaaaatagaaaggaatgagtttaagaatactcagtaaacaacctacttgtagactATTTTCGCAACCTTATCTTAATAGGTATCTACGACCTTGTCTCGGGGTTCTAGGAAGTGTTGACTAAGTAACAACTCTATTTTCTACCACTTATGAGGCTTGCCTATCTTATGCGGTGGATGATCAGTGTCCTGGGATGAGGCGCGACCTCATAAGTAAAACTGAGGGGATAGTGTAGCTAAATCTGAATCAGTATCGCTCTCTCACATCATCCGTGGAGGTTAGCTGACAACCCTCCCACGGACCATACTACAACTATAATCGGGAGGTTGCGATCTCCTGCTGCCGATTAGCTACTAAGTCATCCTATATTGTCCCACGCTCACCCGCACAGAGACAGGTTTCTACGGCTCGGAGTCCTGTTCAGGAGACCCCTTAGCTATCACCAATTGGTTGGGGCACAAATCACACTACCCTGTCTGGCTCTGTCCAACTCAATGATCTTAGTATCGGAGTTAAGTCTCGATGGTACAGTATCGGAACAGAGAGGGAACTGGAGGCTCTAGTGGCATAATCCACGTTGCACAAGTCTAGCGGGCTACCTCGGTTGTCTACAATTACCGTGGTGTCCTACTAGGTCTTTCTATGGCGGTCCTGGTGGCTTAGACTTGGACTCATTCATCTTTAAGATTCTTGCAATAGGACTCTCAAACCTGTTCTAGGTCGTTGTCTAGCTTACTTAGTCTCAAGCGCCATAGTCTAGGCTCGTACTTTCTTCCTATTCACAACAAGAAAGACAACACAAGCAATCATGGACTGGAGTTAACATGTAGCAGTTTAtgcaatattaacaaacatgcTCGACGGGAAGATAACGCCCATCTTCACCCGGAGCACAGACTTCacaaatttctctttcttctttatcaTGCATCAATATCACATTCTCATTCTAAAGTGAATTCATAGTCAATCATATATAGACATCATTgttcttatttaattcatatcCGCTCGATTGCCAATCTTTCACTCGTGTTTCAATACTAATGTTGTTTTACTCTGAATTTGGTGCCTATAGAGGAATTTGGTAATCTTTTGACGCCTCTATGACTAATCAACCGAGACTTGGGAAGGCACACATCAGACAAGTAAGTCATCATTTGGATTCCCACGAACCATACTTGTAGAAAATGCTTGGAATAAGCATACATGCTGTCAAATTGATTCGCTAGCTAGATCTAGAGAATATAGGGAAAAGTTTTATGTTTAAGGCAGTAAAAGTGGTAGGAAGTAGTAGTGTGGAAGAAGAAGCGAAGACGAAAGGGTTTGAAGAAGGAACAAATTCTGNNNNNNNNNNNNNNNNNNNNNNNNNNNNNNNNNNNNNNNNNNNNNNNNNNNNNNNNNNNNNNNNNNNNNNNNNNNNNNNNNNNNNNNNNNNNNNNNNNNNNNNNNNNNNNNNNNNNNNNNNNNNNNNNNNNNNNNNNNNNNNNNNNNNNNNNNNNNNNNNNNNNNNNNNNNNNNNNNNNNNNNNNNNNNNNNNNNNNNNNNNNNNNNNNNNNNNNNNNNNNNNNNNNNNNNNNNNNNNNNNNNNNNNNNNNNNNNNNNNNNNNNNNNNNNNNNNNNNNNNNNNNNNNNNNNNNNNNNNNNNNNNNNNNNNNNNNNNNNNNNNNNNNNNNNNNNNNNNNNNNNNNNNNNNNNNNNNNNNNNNNNNNNNNNNNNNNNNNNNNNNNNNNNNNNNNNNNNNNNNNNNNNNNNNNNNNNNNNNNNNNNNNNNNNNNNNNNNNNNNNNNNNNNNNNNNNNNNNNNNNNNNNNNNNNNNNNNNNNNNNNNNNNNNNNNNNNNNNNNNNNNNNNNNNNNNNNACTTCacaaatttctctttcttctttatcaTGCATCAATATCACATTCTCATTCTAAAGTGAATTCATAGTCAATCATATATAGACATCATTgttcttatttaattcatatcCGCTCGATTGCCAATCTTTCACTCGTGTTTCAATACTAATGTTGTTTTACTCTGAATTTGGTGCCTATAGAGGAATTTGGTAATCTTTTGACGCCTCTATGACTAATCAACCGAGACTTGGGAAGGCACACATCAGACAAGTAAGTCATCATTTGGATTCCCACGAACCATACTTGTAGAAAATGCTTGGAATAAGCATACATGCTGTCAAATTGATTCGCTAGCTAGATCTAGAGAATATAGGGAAAAGTTTTATGTTTAAGGCAGTAAAAGTGGTAGGAAGTAGTAGTGTGGAAGAAGAAGCGAAGACGAAAGGGTTTGAAGAAGGAACAAATTCtgtataaaaaattgaagcaaCTGCgcttacttttacttttttatgttACATGATTGTCAAAgggattaaagaaaaagaatacaaactTTATTACCGgacgaagaaaagaaagaaagagatatattgttgggatttatgccAAAGTATCtatcgtaattaattatttagtatttaacaatagtttttattattttatttgtaatttaattgttatacATTGTATGAAAATctaaggttattaatgtaatcttgaaccgTATGTGGTTACATACAAGAGaatcatgttcaagtaataatctaaagagtctatagtatatgaatAAGGTTGGGTGTCTTATCCtcgtaacactattgatacggctccctttgtaatcgttacaaatgatttgatccaaatcgtttatgtggagacatgtagGTAGGGGTATcctattcaatttatttgaaagaaaaNGGTAGGGGTATcctattcaatttatttgaaagaaaactcgaaggttaaaattgatatttaatatattagatatattaaatataaaggagaaaataaatttaattgaaaatgtcaaattaatatttaatatattagatatattaaataaatagaaaaaatatatttaatttgaagtttttaaattaatatttaatatattagatatgttaaatataaatggagaaaaatattaatttggaggattcaaattaatatttaatatattaaaattgaaaaatatatttattatatttgatacattaaataaaagtatatttgaaatttgattgagattcaaattaattaaatatatattaggatatcttataatatctaaatatgatttgaataaggtattatataataatatattaaatatacaaatatattatttggcaaTGATTCTCCAAGAGTCTCTATAAATACGATCTTTGGGTTGAGCCAAAATATATCAATCTCTCCCACTTCTTTGGAGAATAAAATTACATCTGCAGAGAATTCTCGAaactatttcttcttctccaatccttttgggattttctttcaagaggtTCCCACAAGTGTTGGCCTTGTGTTTGAGTCATAGCAAGGAAGATCTTGTGGAATGTGGAAGAACGTTTTCATGGTTGGATTACTTCAAGAAGTCTTGCAAGCTAGGGTTTCTACAAAAGCAGAGTTCTTATACTCGAATTTattgcttttgttttaattcataataaatttcaaaacgattcccaatgcttccgctacgtggatgaagagttcattcccttcaatGATATGGAATGATTACgttatgtatgaaatgaaTGAAGATATGCGTTGCTTTACGGATAcatgtcatgattttaaacTATAAGGACCTCaagtatattttatgtttacgTGTATTAGGATACTTTCGCGTTATGATTAGTACGGACATGTACAATACAACatttatgttcgtcatgaatttatgatacgatattgtATATACCACAATACTATGCATGCTCCATTTCTTCCATGGTATACCAATAGTATGGGTGTACGCTAGTCAAATGCCAAGTTCAGAGGGTACGTATACAAGCTCGCCTGGGGTCCATGTGCAAGTACGTGGACCGTGTGTAGAGTAGT
This genomic interval carries:
- the LOC111788414 gene encoding uncharacterized protein LOC111788414, encoding MDLYDEKKQLYKLALRGEWKNLDKWRDGLHRALVPHIFESGYVKGFWAELIYDWIPEDNTYNFKFPKFFKFGRARNIEDLEAGLDSEDESFGEYLRHNLMGMFGRFLMQGWLECRELYKKKQKHKLILKITEMLADIDLSYYQEKQKPVSDRTDLSEKAKQPMDDSNIEYMDHQETPLLLAAARGILEVVERIVEAHPQAVDYVTTQDRNILHVIIAHRQLNIFEWIKTRDLLVHRLARRIDLLGYTVLHHVGITNFLSQSAHGPAIQLQQELDWLDRVHKVLPLLYNMHYSKKKWRPRELFEETHKDMLDKGKEWIKKTSESCSAVAVLMVNLNFNG